A stretch of the Chlorobiota bacterium genome encodes the following:
- a CDS encoding DUF2892 domain-containing protein: MKKNMGNSDKVVRIIVAVVISILYFTNSINGTLGIVLMVLSGIFVITSFISFCPLYLPFGISTRKKSSVN, encoded by the coding sequence ATGAAAAAAAACATGGGTAACTCTGATAAAGTAGTCCGTATAATTGTTGCAGTGGTGATTTCAATTTTATATTTCACCAATTCAATCAACGGAACTCTTGGAATTGTACTTATGGTTCTGTCTGGCATATTTGTTATAACAAGTTTTATTAGCTTCTGCCCACTTTATCTTCCATTTGGAATTTCAACAAGAAAAAAGTCTTCTGTAAACTAA
- a CDS encoding heparinase II/III family protein: MKNLLKLVIVILLTFLKVYSQQGSLMLPKNEISKVRQSLYNEPYKTLYNGIYTTTASAITQDNTSSSGRRARAGQAKNIAFVLMMNLVVQNGNLTGLSSNEKTLLEEKLFSLLENINTDIGTLINYDDWQWRCKDMQDYLTAFDFINDLVYPVNKLSKSSENLIKYVGNLYRESTKNLFGLTFFSTIKNNHALMVCGALGIGSVVLNNIKSSDPNENPVAWLNASLWNIDNLLWKDSDRKLASADSLSGYAEGMHYLKYPMLNCLPFFRMLANLNKDSTFDISFNNSVRKIRSPYYDKTFYHLWDWVKNSLQPDGKMPCIEDTFVDEGFAVMALIGNPLYNRNISNGSANLSDELQYNFDLRPEYICANVEQTFPNNSDPLFEVMPYAGSMVFRSSWDSNATYMNVTAKHGNMRTSAGGHNQSDETSFMIMHNGEILALYPGYLKYDRRNEVGNSLQRSMILVDGIGTPIGSPNNSGGSDAFISDWFDLPNINFGEINTAYGGASITRRIFFVNKQTYLISDIVNSDKPHTYTWQLQGNGLEGGDVNKTGVFINDFTKNKGTYQRKNASLQASIVSNNKLLFSSRKEKHELHYDSAIYHTTLIAETKSSNRSDFASVLNPFTGNLSDSINSFFSQTYSNNNVNSIISSNHNLLINNPNMNLFNTSVKTNYINDSIESNSDCNLIIHSKTDKTPLSFFVGNCSNFSIINQNLQFNSSVKTNFYYSLSSNSGYVNKACQITLKLPFLFKLNNKLINYEGDNIDNIIILDSNSIVIKFSKKGNFKLIEKTLGIDENENSLANNFSTKYISQSNELELTSKSKHNFTGISIRINDINGSKILEIQNIKLENSFRLPINNVTSGLYLISILKDGLLIYNSKLSIEK, encoded by the coding sequence ATGAAAAATTTATTAAAGTTAGTGATAGTTATATTACTTACATTCTTAAAAGTATATTCTCAACAAGGTTCATTAATGCTACCTAAAAATGAAATATCTAAAGTCAGGCAATCATTATATAATGAACCATATAAAACACTTTATAATGGTATTTATACTACTACAGCAAGTGCCATAACCCAAGACAATACATCAAGCTCTGGAAGACGAGCAAGGGCAGGACAAGCTAAAAATATTGCTTTTGTATTAATGATGAATTTAGTTGTTCAGAATGGAAATTTAACAGGTCTAAGTAGTAATGAAAAGACATTGTTGGAGGAAAAATTATTTAGTCTATTAGAGAATATAAATACTGATATTGGAACATTAATTAATTATGATGATTGGCAGTGGCGTTGTAAAGATATGCAAGATTATTTAACAGCGTTTGATTTTATAAATGATTTAGTGTACCCAGTTAACAAACTTTCTAAAAGTTCAGAAAATTTAATTAAATATGTTGGCAATTTGTATAGAGAATCAACTAAAAATTTGTTTGGATTAACTTTCTTTTCTACAATTAAAAATAATCATGCATTAATGGTATGTGGTGCATTAGGAATTGGGAGTGTTGTTTTAAATAATATAAAAAGTTCTGATCCTAATGAAAATCCTGTAGCTTGGCTGAATGCTTCATTATGGAATATAGATAATTTATTATGGAAAGACTCAGATAGAAAGCTAGCTTCAGCTGATTCTTTAAGTGGTTATGCTGAAGGAATGCACTATTTAAAATACCCAATGCTAAATTGCTTACCATTTTTTAGAATGTTAGCAAATTTAAATAAAGATTCAACTTTTGATATCTCTTTCAATAATAGTGTTCGAAAAATACGTAGCCCTTACTATGATAAAACATTTTATCATCTTTGGGATTGGGTTAAAAACTCTTTACAGCCAGATGGGAAAATGCCTTGCATTGAAGATACATTTGTTGATGAAGGTTTTGCTGTAATGGCTTTAATTGGTAACCCTTTATACAATAGAAATATAAGTAATGGATCCGCTAATCTTTCTGATGAATTACAATATAATTTTGATTTAAGACCAGAATATATTTGTGCAAATGTTGAACAAACTTTTCCTAATAATTCTGATCCATTATTTGAAGTTATGCCTTATGCAGGTTCTATGGTCTTTAGGTCTTCTTGGGATTCAAATGCAACTTACATGAATGTAACTGCTAAACATGGGAACATGAGAACTTCGGCTGGTGGACATAATCAATCGGATGAAACAAGCTTTATGATTATGCACAATGGAGAAATATTAGCTCTTTATCCGGGTTATCTAAAATATGATCGTAGGAATGAGGTTGGGAATTCCCTTCAAAGAAGTATGATTCTTGTTGATGGAATAGGTACTCCAATTGGTAGCCCTAATAATTCGGGTGGATCAGATGCATTTATTTCTGATTGGTTCGATTTGCCAAATATAAATTTTGGTGAAATTAATACAGCTTATGGTGGTGCATCAATTACTAGAAGAATTTTTTTTGTTAATAAACAGACGTATTTAATTTCTGATATTGTTAATTCCGACAAACCTCATACATATACTTGGCAACTTCAAGGAAATGGATTAGAGGGTGGAGATGTAAATAAAACAGGTGTTTTTATAAATGATTTTACGAAAAATAAAGGTACATATCAAAGAAAAAATGCATCTTTACAAGCTTCAATTGTAAGTAATAATAAGTTACTTTTCTCTTCTAGAAAAGAAAAACATGAATTACATTATGATAGTGCAATTTATCATACAACTTTAATTGCTGAAACTAAGAGTTCAAATAGATCTGATTTTGCTTCAGTATTAAATCCATTCACTGGTAACTTATCTGATTCAATAAACTCATTTTTCTCACAAACATATTCAAACAACAATGTAAATTCAATTATTTCAAGCAATCACAATTTATTGATCAATAACCCTAATATGAATTTGTTTAACACTTCTGTAAAAACAAATTATATAAATGATTCAATAGAATCAAACTCAGATTGTAATCTAATAATTCATTCAAAAACTGACAAAACTCCACTTAGTTTTTTTGTTGGTAATTGCTCGAATTTTTCTATTATAAATCAAAATCTACAGTTTAATTCAAGTGTTAAAACAAATTTTTACTATTCATTATCAAGCAACTCAGGTTATGTTAATAAAGCTTGTCAAATTACTTTGAAACTTCCATTTTTATTTAAACTTAACAACAAGTTAATAAATTATGAAGGTGATAATATTGATAATATCATAATTTTAGATTCAAATTCAATCGTAATTAAATTTTCAAAAAAAGGAAATTTTAAACTAATTGAAAAAACTTTAGGTATCGATGAAAATGAAAATTCATTGGCAAATAATTTTAGCACTAAATATATTTCACAATCAAATGAACTTGAGTTAACAAGTAAATCAAAACATAATTTTACAGGAATTTCAATTCGAATAAATGATATTAACGGATCTAAAATATTAGAAATTCAAAACATCAAACTCGAGAATTCATTTAGATTGCCAATAAATAATGTTACATCAGGATTATACTTAATCTCAATTTTAAAGGATGGGTTGCTAATTTATAATAGCAAATTAAGTATTGAAAAATAA
- a CDS encoding translocation/assembly module TamB domain-containing protein, which translates to MKAVLKISRFIVGIIALTIATTTLAGSIVVVALQSESFRAWLIKSGLEYIQPYVLGKIEIGDISGNPVFGLKLLNVKLISSSGSNVISTPQIDLNYQLLPFTKKNILAKVFIHNPDINLTRSNIDSVWNFTQLFKPSNDTTSKPFNFNIEVSSFEIENGNIHFDDNTILPINYIDSSLDYSHINLQDLNVSLSAKINSKSQNVIIQNLKFYLPKNDIRVLELSGDFAVDSTGTKVDKLRLETDKTLANITASIDSLNILKPENMKEWKKFPVKLSLSSPRISTLELRKFIPSLNFLNGAPSIELEVLGNYGNIDIKKLQLGLSSSKLNLTGNLKNLNDPDKLYLDVKISETKLSHKDVITFIPGLNLPNLKYLGNVDLKEATFIGEPLNFKATINAFTAIGKVIGGAQLDLRGKEMLYTGDVYLTHANAAPAFKNNNYKSDFTGRIVINGEGMALNKLKASTRIEAEASSIGDYKFKKLFLDCKASNGGVLNFDTLMIAFDKKSPLEEFLTNSDSNLQFIPKEIKTIFGNKIQIDKKSRDLFSSNPSISLSGEIDLRNLKKIKYKFISKTKAFDLSDITLDNKNRTSLTFELEANGIGTELDSLEGTYKLSMIDAKIPGKQLPSFNLDMTLFREGKENRTWKLNSDIADAEVSGKWYFSNILPTVKVGAKALIEYLSRKAQFKIEPFYTKIENPFDNEVDVKYKIVTKDLTPIEIFLDRTKFQSVSNLEGEIFGTQKLITITSIGEIKELVFENDSTKIDINNLKFDINARNIAPGRIEEMTIADINLQSNSDIKFNKLTFGSPNLSTTLEGGYLKVRGAVSINKSVSFAINGIMDATDPESGYIARLDTTIISLPNKLEWKNVGETKVTILYDGTINIDTASLQRNGAEIAAITGSLKYDSLKNVKVNLINGSFTNLKKITEGTGVAKTLESLSGTIKDVSFILNGTFENPNIEGKLLIDSLCYAGITIGNFKSNLQYSNLNLSGNAVINKLNSTDKATIELTAESVPLDLAFADRDERLLKDKFLKISAQGEQLPLAVAEPFLPGIKVDKKKGGTVDLSVTASGKIPNIELSGKGKVSNARILVLGNNLYYGANANLEFNKNTLEINNAIIKNDRFDDPKGVNYAEINGKIYFGGFNVDSIDFKARSNKILVMSEATQSVNELMYGPLYIAGGVNGKDPLHFHGSLDNPEFDGFLYILDGSQLTMPLKEEAKSKSNTIIYYRNNELDKKRASDSILALKDSIRLTENKQDSIPREGSLIEASKKASDLLKSKSSKPINNKSFSDRIMYDLEISIPNTMQLIMNFSNSNLLVDKLTAQLTNKDEAPLQFTRGKDGIMYMTGKVHVNEDSRYDLFFKTFKAGGDLKFSKDFLNPDLYLVATYQGNEYDEINKKVNQFLILVNITGTKNIPKIKFDYKFSNGEKDPTLTIDEIEKDAISLLAVGKKFSDIKGGKLDFSNLGKDIVNDFSSVLANQLITDLLGNGLLKGFTYDLSSSRVKYITQLDKGTLIVEFGVTNQQGKQGVITYELPLSSLITFGLEGTYPGLSSSKVSESEANGIFKVKFVARAKW; encoded by the coding sequence TTGAAGGCAGTTCTAAAAATATCTAGATTTATTGTTGGCATAATAGCTTTAACAATTGCAACTACAACCTTAGCTGGAAGTATTGTTGTTGTTGCTTTGCAAAGTGAATCTTTTAGAGCTTGGTTGATTAAGAGTGGATTAGAATACATTCAACCATATGTACTAGGTAAGATTGAAATTGGCGATATTTCTGGGAATCCTGTTTTTGGATTAAAATTGTTAAATGTAAAATTAATTTCTTCTAGTGGAAGTAATGTAATTTCAACGCCTCAAATTGATTTAAATTATCAGTTATTACCTTTTACAAAAAAAAATATATTAGCTAAAGTTTTTATTCATAACCCTGATATAAATTTAACTAGAAGTAATATTGATAGTGTATGGAATTTTACACAGTTATTCAAACCAAGTAATGACACAACTTCAAAACCTTTTAATTTTAATATAGAAGTATCTTCATTTGAAATTGAAAATGGGAACATCCATTTTGATGATAATACTATTTTACCAATTAATTATATAGATAGTAGTCTTGATTATTCTCATATTAATCTACAAGATTTAAATGTTAGTTTGTCAGCTAAAATTAATTCTAAATCACAAAATGTAATAATCCAGAACCTAAAATTTTATCTACCTAAGAATGATATTAGGGTATTAGAACTATCAGGTGATTTTGCAGTTGATTCAACGGGAACAAAGGTTGATAAATTGAGATTAGAAACAGATAAAACTCTTGCTAATATTACAGCTTCAATTGATTCATTAAATATATTGAAGCCTGAGAACATGAAAGAATGGAAAAAATTTCCTGTTAAATTATCACTATCTTCTCCAAGAATTTCAACATTAGAGTTAAGAAAATTTATTCCTTCACTTAATTTTTTAAATGGAGCTCCTTCAATTGAATTAGAAGTTTTAGGTAATTATGGGAACATAGATATTAAGAAACTTCAATTAGGTTTAAGTTCTTCTAAACTAAATTTAACAGGTAATTTAAAAAACCTTAATGACCCCGATAAACTTTACCTGGACGTAAAGATATCTGAAACTAAACTGAGTCATAAAGATGTTATAACTTTTATACCTGGCTTAAATTTACCTAACTTAAAATACCTTGGTAATGTTGATTTGAAAGAAGCAACTTTTATTGGAGAGCCATTAAATTTTAAAGCTACAATTAATGCATTCACTGCTATTGGTAAAGTTATAGGTGGTGCACAGCTTGACTTGCGTGGTAAAGAGATGTTATACACTGGTGATGTTTATTTAACTCATGCAAATGCTGCTCCTGCTTTCAAAAACAACAATTACAAATCGGATTTTACTGGTAGAATTGTTATAAATGGTGAAGGTATGGCTTTAAATAAGCTTAAAGCTAGCACAAGAATTGAAGCTGAGGCATCTTCAATTGGTGATTATAAATTCAAAAAATTATTCTTGGATTGCAAAGCAAGTAATGGAGGTGTACTAAATTTTGATACATTAATGATTGCTTTCGATAAAAAATCTCCACTTGAAGAATTCTTAACAAATTCTGATTCTAATTTGCAATTCATACCAAAAGAGATTAAAACAATTTTTGGAAACAAAATTCAAATAGACAAAAAAAGTAGAGATTTATTTAGTAGCAATCCATCAATTTCATTGAGTGGTGAAATTGATTTGAGAAATCTAAAAAAAATTAAATACAAGTTTATTTCTAAAACTAAAGCATTCGATTTATCTGATATTACTCTTGATAATAAAAATAGAACTAGTTTAACTTTTGAACTTGAAGCAAATGGAATTGGTACTGAACTTGATAGCCTTGAAGGTACTTATAAACTTTCTATGATTGATGCCAAAATTCCTGGTAAGCAACTCCCATCATTCAACTTAGATATGACATTATTTAGGGAAGGCAAAGAAAATAGAACATGGAAATTAAACTCTGATATTGCAGATGCTGAGGTTTCTGGTAAATGGTATTTTAGTAATATTTTACCAACAGTTAAAGTTGGTGCAAAAGCATTAATTGAATATCTTTCTAGAAAAGCACAATTTAAAATTGAGCCATTTTATACAAAAATTGAAAATCCCTTTGATAATGAAGTTGATGTGAAATATAAAATTGTTACTAAAGATCTTACACCTATAGAAATATTTTTAGATAGAACAAAGTTTCAATCAGTTTCAAATCTTGAAGGTGAAATTTTTGGAACACAAAAGTTAATAACAATAACATCTATTGGTGAAATTAAAGAACTTGTTTTTGAAAATGACTCAACAAAAATTGATATTAATAATTTAAAATTTGATATTAATGCTAGGAATATTGCACCAGGAAGAATTGAGGAAATGACAATTGCAGACATAAATTTACAAAGCAATTCAGATATAAAATTTAATAAATTGACATTTGGTTCTCCAAACTTATCAACAACGTTAGAAGGTGGTTATCTTAAAGTACGTGGTGCCGTTTCAATCAATAAGTCAGTATCATTTGCCATTAATGGGATAATGGATGCTACAGATCCAGAAAGTGGCTACATCGCTAGGTTAGATACAACAATAATTTCTTTGCCAAACAAACTAGAATGGAAAAATGTAGGTGAAACTAAAGTAACTATTTTATATGATGGAACAATCAATATTGATACTGCTTCTTTACAAAGGAATGGAGCTGAAATTGCAGCTATAACTGGTTCATTAAAGTATGACTCATTAAAAAATGTAAAGGTAAATTTAATAAATGGTTCATTTACTAATCTTAAAAAAATTACTGAAGGTACTGGTGTTGCTAAAACGCTTGAATCTTTAAGTGGTACTATTAAAGATGTAAGTTTCATTTTAAATGGAACTTTCGAAAACCCAAATATTGAAGGGAAATTATTAATTGATTCATTATGTTATGCAGGTATTACTATTGGGAATTTTAAATCAAATCTACAATATTCTAATTTAAATTTATCAGGTAATGCAGTAATTAATAAACTTAATTCAACTGATAAAGCTACAATAGAACTAACTGCTGAATCTGTTCCATTAGATCTAGCTTTCGCTGATAGAGATGAGAGACTATTAAAAGATAAATTTTTAAAAATATCAGCTCAGGGAGAACAACTTCCATTAGCTGTTGCTGAGCCATTTTTACCAGGAATAAAAGTTGACAAAAAGAAGGGTGGTACTGTTGATTTATCAGTTACAGCAAGTGGGAAAATTCCAAATATAGAACTAAGTGGAAAGGGAAAAGTAAGCAATGCAAGGATTTTAGTTTTGGGTAACAATTTATATTATGGTGCGAATGCAAACCTTGAGTTTAATAAAAATACTTTAGAAATCAATAATGCAATTATTAAAAATGATCGTTTTGATGACCCTAAAGGAGTTAACTATGCCGAGATAAATGGTAAAATTTATTTTGGAGGATTCAATGTTGATTCTATAGATTTTAAAGCTAGGAGTAATAAAATTCTTGTTATGAGTGAAGCTACTCAAAGTGTTAATGAACTTATGTATGGTCCACTTTATATAGCTGGGGGAGTAAATGGCAAAGATCCATTACATTTCCATGGAAGCCTTGATAATCCTGAATTTGATGGCTTTTTATACATACTTGATGGAAGCCAATTAACAATGCCTTTAAAGGAAGAAGCAAAATCAAAATCAAATACAATTATTTATTATCGAAATAATGAATTGGATAAAAAAAGAGCATCAGATTCTATACTTGCTTTAAAAGATTCTATAAGACTAACAGAAAATAAACAAGATTCTATTCCTCGCGAAGGGTCATTAATTGAAGCATCCAAAAAGGCTTCTGATTTATTAAAAAGTAAATCTTCAAAACCAATTAACAACAAATCTTTTAGTGATAGAATTATGTATGACTTAGAAATTAGCATTCCAAATACCATGCAACTAATAATGAATTTTAGTAATAGTAATCTATTAGTTGATAAATTAACTGCTCAATTAACTAATAAAGATGAAGCTCCATTACAGTTTACACGTGGGAAAGATGGAATAATGTATATGACTGGTAAAGTGCATGTTAATGAGGATTCAAGATATGATTTATTTTTTAAAACTTTTAAAGCGGGTGGTGATTTAAAATTTTCGAAAGATTTTCTTAATCCAGATTTATACTTAGTTGCAACTTACCAGGGCAATGAGTATGATGAAATTAATAAAAAAGTTAACCAATTTTTAATATTAGTGAATATAACTGGTACAAAAAATATTCCTAAAATAAAATTTGATTATAAGTTCTCAAATGGTGAGAAAGATCCTACATTAACAATTGATGAAATTGAAAAAGATGCTATAAGCTTATTGGCAGTTGGTAAAAAATTCAGTGATATAAAAGGAGGGAAATTAGACTTTTCAAATTTAGGGAAAGATATTGTAAATGATTTTAGTTCAGTATTAGCAAATCAATTAATTACAGATCTTTTAGGAAATGGATTGTTAAAAGGATTTACTTATGATCTTTCTTCTTCAAGAGTAAAATATATTACTCAGTTAGACAAGGGAACACTAATTGTTGAATTTGGTGTAACAAACCAACAAGGGAAACAAGGTGTTATTACTTATGAATTGCCATTATCATCACTAATCACATTTGGATTGGAAGGAACCTACCCAGGATTATCTTCTTCAAAAGTATCAGAATCTGAAGCAAATGGAATTTTTAAAGTAAAATTTGTTGCAAGGGCTAAATGGTGA
- a CDS encoding rhodanese-like domain-containing protein, whose protein sequence is MIQFLKSLFGFGPKINFQEVIINGGQIIDVRSKSEYQSGHIENAINIPLDNINNNIEKLNKNIPIITCCASGMRSESAKQILLSKGFKEVYNGGGWISLRNKI, encoded by the coding sequence ATGATTCAATTTTTAAAATCTTTATTTGGTTTTGGACCTAAAATCAATTTTCAAGAAGTTATTATTAATGGAGGTCAGATTATTGATGTCCGTTCTAAAAGTGAATACCAAAGCGGTCATATTGAAAATGCAATAAACATTCCATTAGATAACATCAATAATAATATTGAAAAATTGAACAAGAATATACCTATAATAACTTGTTGTGCAAGTGGTATGAGAAGTGAATCAGCTAAACAAATTTTGTTATCAAAAGGCTTTAAAGAAGTTTATAATGGCGGAGGTTGGATAAGCCTCAGAAATAAAATTTAG
- a CDS encoding DUF2892 domain-containing protein: protein MKKNMGNSDKVVRIIVAVVISILYFTNSINGTLGIVLMVLSGIFVITSFISFCPLYLPFGISTRKKSSVN, encoded by the coding sequence ATGAAAAAAAACATGGGTAACTCTGATAAAGTAGTCCGTATAATTGTTGCAGTGGTGATTTCAATTTTATATTTCACCAATTCAATCAACGGAACTCTTGGAATTGTACTTATGGTTCTGTCTGGCATATTTGTTATAACAAGTTTTATTAGCTTCTGCCCACTTTATCTTCCATTTGGAATTTCAACAAGAAAAAAGTCTTCTGTAAATTAA
- a CDS encoding TonB-dependent receptor, with amino-acid sequence MFKSILFLIVFFLLSENLFSQLRSGDIPSVRIEQIVNSKKKFISIPWARKGESLDTTIYRINPIDTFIFAHTISHLFGSGGALPPFREFFKNYKVNYSASIGSYLTPEVNVVGDYIDDLLQAQGKIDLSYTNGHINNSNNLSLNTFVSGTYKLTTDLPFLDTFNTFTKLSYKSNSYNLYGNTIDSSTRFRSESEIELGIKNTSESKVKYNIHFGLEGTSLIDNRNSSPKNYSELYSKIGSEFNFKIAKIVNAIIAVDIKGGNIEIPLNSLQISPSLIKAKFIIESKLSDEFLITIGAVYYNSSIGTTNENSKFLAAPVSVSFTGLDRITLFAKYLPEFKVQTINEISSSCPYIFIKNIIPEKTPSKAEVGAKYNSEILLFETKVFIEQSENKAYINSNSDSIGYLFLDYLESDLSGLNFEGSFNLTPFHLNINSVYSIAKKARTDTIIPMSPTLKANSKIGYDVNNELRIEIGSEFITEQNTSLLNNTPRLPSSLLFSIGGSYYYNNDITFILEGKNITNQKKYSWNNYLAPGLEIVLGVRGNLY; translated from the coding sequence TTGTTTAAATCCATTCTATTTTTAATAGTATTTTTCTTACTCAGTGAAAATTTATTTTCTCAACTTAGAAGTGGAGATATTCCATCAGTAAGAATTGAACAAATAGTAAATTCCAAGAAAAAATTTATTTCAATCCCATGGGCTAGAAAAGGAGAATCTTTAGATACTACTATTTATAGAATTAATCCCATAGATACTTTCATTTTTGCTCATACTATATCACATCTTTTTGGCTCAGGTGGGGCACTACCACCTTTTAGAGAGTTTTTTAAAAACTATAAAGTAAATTATTCTGCTTCAATTGGAAGTTATTTAACACCTGAAGTAAATGTTGTTGGAGATTATATTGATGATCTTTTACAAGCTCAAGGTAAAATTGATTTAAGTTATACTAACGGTCATATAAATAATTCCAACAACTTATCATTAAATACATTTGTAAGTGGAACATATAAATTAACAACTGATTTACCATTTTTAGATACATTTAATACATTTACAAAACTATCTTACAAATCGAATTCATATAATTTGTATGGAAACACAATTGATTCATCAACTAGATTTCGATCCGAATCTGAAATTGAATTAGGTATTAAAAACACATCTGAAAGTAAGGTGAAGTATAACATTCATTTTGGGTTGGAAGGCACTTCTTTAATTGATAATAGGAACTCTTCACCTAAAAATTATTCAGAGTTATATTCTAAAATTGGTTCAGAATTTAATTTTAAAATTGCTAAGATTGTAAACGCTATTATTGCTGTAGATATTAAAGGAGGTAACATTGAAATACCATTAAATAGTTTACAAATTTCTCCATCTTTAATTAAAGCTAAATTTATAATTGAATCTAAATTAAGTGATGAATTCTTAATTACAATCGGTGCAGTTTATTACAATTCATCTATAGGTACAACTAACGAAAATTCAAAATTCTTAGCTGCTCCTGTGTCTGTTAGTTTTACTGGATTAGATAGAATAACTTTATTTGCAAAATATCTACCTGAATTCAAAGTACAAACTATCAATGAAATTTCATCATCTTGCCCCTACATTTTTATAAAGAATATTATACCTGAAAAAACACCATCAAAAGCAGAAGTTGGAGCTAAATATAATTCTGAAATACTTTTATTTGAAACTAAAGTATTTATTGAACAGTCTGAAAACAAAGCCTATATTAATTCTAATTCCGATTCAATTGGATATTTATTTCTCGATTACTTAGAATCGGATTTATCTGGATTAAATTTTGAAGGTTCATTTAATTTAACACCTTTTCATTTAAATATTAATTCTGTTTATTCTATTGCTAAGAAAGCTAGAACAGATACCATTATACCAATGTCCCCTACATTAAAAGCAAATTCTAAAATAGGTTATGATGTAAATAACGAATTACGGATTGAGATTGGAAGTGAATTTATAACTGAACAAAATACCTCTTTATTAAATAACACCCCGAGACTACCTTCTTCACTATTATTTAGCATAGGTGGAAGTTATTATTATAACAATGATATAACTTTTATTTTAGAGGGTAAAAATATTACAAATCAAAAGAAATATTCTTGGAATAACTACTTAGCTCCAGGATTAGAAATAGTTTTAGGTGTACGTGGCAATTTATATTAA